One window from the genome of Trichoplusia ni isolate ovarian cell line Hi5 chromosome 13, tn1, whole genome shotgun sequence encodes:
- the LOC113500359 gene encoding neuropeptide IMFamide: MFHQHQLTFVLSSVTSEKYIAQVKMSGDMMRFTIGVVCLVAVILSLAEVSEANYKNAPMNGIMFGKRGPTEYDSRGKTFTALCEIATEACQAWFPSPENK; the protein is encoded by the exons ATGTTCCATCAGCATCAGTTGACGTTCGTCCTCTCCAGTGTTACCAGTGAGAAATACATCGCACAAGTCAAG ATGTCTGGAGATATGATGCGTTTCACCATCGGCGTTGTCTGCCTGGTCGCCGTCATCCTCTCCCTGGCCGAAGTCAGCGAGGCCAACTATAAGAATGCCCCTATGAACGGCATCATGTTCGGCAAACGAGGACCTACcg AATACGACTCACGCGGCAAAACCTTTACCGCATTGTGCGAGATTGCTACTGAGGCATGCCAGGCGTGGTTCCCATCACCAGAAAACAAGTGA
- the LOC113500360 gene encoding neuropeptide SIFamide-like, which produces MRFILALFFAAVIFCIQNAGATYRKPPFNGSIFGKRGVVEYDSTGRALSALCEIATETCQAWYQTLENK; this is translated from the exons ATGCGTTTCATCTTAGCGCTGTTCTTCGCCGCGGTAATCTTTTGCATCCAGAATGCTGGGGCCACGTACAGGAAACCGCCTTTCAATGGGTCCATATTTGGAAAACGCGGAGTCGTTG AATATGACTCAACAGGCCGAGCATTGTCGGCGTTGTGCGAGATTGCTACTGAAACCTGTCAGGCGTGGTACCAAACTCTGGAAAACAAGTGA
- the LOC113500320 gene encoding probable inactive tRNA-specific adenosine deaminase-like protein 3 yields MSEIKEPRLKRPKMSETVDNFIDNIINMKKNLHAVLGDEFHSSIPLLQVYTGHVRDLKQLSKIIVILNEKIQLKEMQHLKRARKKDVLLCPTDYVSHDVKSEDSVQKYLEEHIPELKDAFEFFKITEVPLLAPKLKRQHEEFSKIWSCNFHPNKYLEKLCGNEFFAEDELTSHRLYMGMTFEIARFYLSQMNSSLEMTDIILRDTNATVIVDPSTKSVVAVAFDNRQYHPVQHSAMLAIDNVAKTQNGGAWDTATDVKDVSLRGIEIELLVHLKEKFPNVKFGARTYLTKNALNESKMSVSGSPYLCTGYYVYLMREPCVMCSMGLVHARANRVFYCLKNNRKGALGSKTKLQCVSSLNHHFEVFTDFL; encoded by the coding sequence ATGTCTGAAATAAAAGAACCGAGATTAAAAAGACCTAAAATGTCGGAAACTGTAGACAATTTCAtagacaatataataaatatgaagaaaaaccTTCATGCAGTTTTGGGCGATGAATTTCACTCTTCAATACCTCTCCTTCAAGTCTATACTGGTCATGTTAGAGATTTGAAgcaattatcaaaaataatcgTAATTCTGAACGAAAAAATTCAACTCAAAGAAatgcaacatttaaaaagagcTCGGAAAAAAGACGTGTTGTTATGCCCAACGGATTATGTGTCCCACGACGTAAAAAGCGAGGATTCTGTACAAAAATATCTAGAAGAACACATACCGGAACTAAAAGACGCTTTCGAGTTCTTCAAAATAACAGAAGTACCATTATTAGcgccaaaattaaaaagacagcATGAAGAGTTTAGTAAAATCTGGTCCTGTAACTTTCATCCAAATAAATACTTGGAGAAACTATGCGGCAATGAGTTTTTCGCAGAGGATGAATTGACCTCCCATAGACTGTACATGGGAATGACATTTGAGATAGCAAGATTCTATCTCAGCCAAATGAACAGTAGTTTAGAAATGACAGATATAATTCTGAGAGACACAAACGCGACAGTCATCGTCGATCCATCGACAAAATCAGTTGTAGCAGTCGCCTTCGACAACAGGCAGTACCATCCTGTACAACACTCCGCCATGTTGGCCATAGACAATGTAGCTAAAACTCAAAATGGCGGCGCGTGGGACACAGCCACAGACGTCAAAGACGTGTCACTCCGAGGCATAGAGATAGAGTTACTCGtgcatttaaaagaaaagtttccGAATGTCAAATTTGGAGCTAGGACTTATTTGACGAAGAATGCTTTAAATGAATCTAAAATGAGTGTTTCTGGTAGTCCTTACCTATGTACTGGTTATTATGTGTATCTAATGAGGGAGCCATGTGTGATGTGTTCTATGGGGTTGGTGCATGCTCGGGCTAACAgggtgttttattgtttaaaaaataatcgtaagGGTGCCCTCGGCTCGAAAACTAAGTTACAATGTGTATCATCCTTGAATCATCATTTTGAAGTGTTTACAGactttttataa